The Strigops habroptila isolate Jane chromosome 8, bStrHab1.2.pri, whole genome shotgun sequence genome includes a window with the following:
- the B3GALNT1 gene encoding UDP-GalNAc:beta-1,3-N-acetylgalactosaminyltransferase 1, giving the protein MPCPAWLAGARRQRPQPPRKKHASEIVVQISKVTDALLQTSYCSIPVSVVYTRPLKWVFLFLLVFSVTAVWYVAFSSNTVIEHTNLMHFYEYEPIYKQHYLFTLRERLKCKDINPFLVILVSSRPEDVTSRQAIRITWGSQSFWWGHRILTLFLLGQDSQRGNNATGLSVEDESILYGDIICQDFMDTYDNLTLKTIMAFRWVTEFCSNTRFLMKTDTDVFINTANLVKFLLKLNSSENIFTGYPLIDNFAYRGFYQKTYISYDEYPFRLYPPYCSGMGYILDGKLALRVYELMSHIKPIKFEDVYVGICLNLLNVNISIPEDNQQFFLYKINFDICKYRHLIAVHGITSSEIIRFWQDLSSDTSVICL; this is encoded by the coding sequence caagaAACATGCTTCAGAAATTGTGGTACAGATTTCGAAGGTCACTGACGCACTTCTGCAAACCAGTTATTGCTCAATTCCAGTTAGTGTTGTGTACACGAGACCAttaaaatgggtttttttgtttctccttgtaTTTTCTGTCACAGCAGTGTGGTATGTAGCTTTTTCTTCCAACACTGTGATTGAGCATACAAACCTCATGCATTTCTATGAATATGAACCAATTTACAAGCAACATTACCTCTTCACGCTGCGGGAGCGCTTGAAATGCAAAGACATAAATCCATTTCTGGTCATCTTGGTGTCTTCACGTCCCGAGGATGTGACATCGAGGCAGGCCATCAGGATAACGTGGGGGTCTCAAAGCTTCTGGTGGGGACATCGAATTCTAACCCTGTTCTTGCTAGGTCAGGATTCTCAAAGAGGAAACAATGCTACAGGCCTGTCAGTAGAAGATGAAAGCATCCTCTATGGTGACATAATTTGCCAGGACTTTATGGACACTTATGACAATCTGACCTTGAAAACAATCATGGCGTTTCGGTGGGTTACTGAGTTCTGTTCAAACACTAGGTTCCTCATGAAGACTGATACCGATGTCTTCATCAACACTGCTAACTTGGtaaaatttcttctgaagctAAATtcctcagaaaatatttttactggtTATCCTCTCATCGATAACTTTGCCTACAGAGGCTTTTACCAAAAAACATACATCTCGTACGATGAATATCCATTCAGGTTGTACCCTCCGTATTGCAGTGGGATGGGCTATATCCTAGATGGAAAACTGGCCCTGAGAGTTTATGAACTGATGAGTCATATCAAACCTATTAAATTTGAGGATGTTTATGTTGGAATTTGCTTAAATCTGCTTAATGTGAACATCAGTATTCCGGAAGATAACCAACAattctttctttataaaattaattttgatatCTGTAAGTATAGGCATTTGATTGCAGTACATGGCATTACATCAAGTGAAATAATCAGGTTTTGGCAGGATTTGTCATCAGACACTTCAGTTATTTGCCTTTGA